CCACCCTCGCCTGCTTGGCGAGGTGGGTGCCCATGTAAAGGGTTTGAACCATTGCTCGATCGGTATTTGTTACGAGGGCGGACTTGATCCCGATGGGAATCCTGCCGATACCCGTACGCCCCGCCAGCGCGAACGGCTGGAAGAGTTGCTGACGATTCTCCGACGGCTCTATCCCGGAGCGCTTATTACCGGACATAACCGCCTCAATCCGCGACCACCCAAGGCGTGTCCTTGTTTTGATGCTGAGTGGGAGTATCGGGGGATTTGAGGGTTTCTTTTGGGCACGCAGACGATAGGGAAACTGATAAAATAGATTCTGTTGTTTGCGTGCTAAATTTTGCAAAATAGTTTCTGTCTTCTTGTAGCAAAACGTTCCATGGATTTTCTTGCAAATTATTTACTTACCATTAATCTAAAAAGCTCTTATAATATTCCACATAAGCTTTTAAAACCATTTTGTGATCGAAATGCTCTAAGATGTATTGTCTACATTGCAATTTTATTGAATTAAAGAGTTCCATGTCATTCAATAATTTAATCATACAACCATAAAGAGAAACTTTGTCTTGAGGTTCACATAACAGACCATTGATGCCTTGTGAAACAACATTCTTACAACCAACAATATTAGAGGCTATAACCGGAACACCAAGAGAATTTGCTTCAACCAAGACCTGGCCAAAACCTTCACGATATGAAGAAAGTACAAGTATCTTAGAGGCCTTTATAAAAGGCCTTACATCCGACTGTTTACCACACTCTATAATATAATTGGATTCTTTAATCAATTGCTCTGTACTAGCAGATAATGCATCTAGCTTTTCTTCACGACCACCAACCAACAATAATTTAATAGGCAAACTTTCTTCATGCAGCCGAACAACTACATCCACCAACTCTTCCACACCTTTATCACGAACCATGCGGCCAATAAAGAGACAAGCCAGATCATCTTCCTTTATACCATATTGAAACTTTACAGCAGACTCATCAACTATTTCAGAATTGAATCGCTCTGTATCTACACCATTGGCACTACCATACATTATGACCTTTGACTTCTCCAAAGAGCAAATACTATCTTCGGCAAGTTGTTCTCTAACTCCCTGGCTTACGCAAATCACCTTGTTTGCACAGAAGCACGAAATCCTCTCCATTACCATCAATAACTTGCGTTTATTGCCTTCGCAGCCTTGGTATCGCAAACCATGGCACATATAAATACGCACTGGACGAAATGTCAACCATGCTGCAATCATCGCCAATAACGAAGCTTTAGGCGTATTTGCATGAACTACAAAAGGACGTTCAATAATAAGTAACCATATCCATTTAAATAATGACAATAAATCATTATAGATTGATATATCCCGCTTCATGGTCAAAGTTTTATATCTAATACCTTCTTGCTCTGCAAATGGTATCAATTCCTTGTCAAGTGAAGATACAACACATACATCATATATTTCTCTCAGAGCCTTACATTGCCCTCTAAAAAAGCCCAGTGTCGTAGGGACAGTTGTTGTTATAAAGAATTTTCTCTTAATCATAGTTTTTAGCATATAATGCAACAATAAATAATCTTCTACCGAGTAATTATTTCTTCAAAAACCCTTTTTAATTGTCCCTGTATCACTCCTCTATTATGATATATCTTACCACAAGTGTAGGCTTTTTCTGCATACTTTTGTATAAGTGAAGGTGTTTCACATATTTCATTGAGAAGAGGTAATATTTCATTATAACTAGATAAACAAAATGCTGCATCTTTTTCTTTCAGATATTGATATCCTGTATGTTTTTCCCAACAAATAGCAAGTATTGCACAAGATGAAGCCATTAAGTCTATAATTTTAGTTGAAAAAGAAACACGCGTTAACAACCTATTTTTCTTATCCATTGATTCTACATGTAAAGCGATATCTGCTTTATGGTATATCTCTATAAGTTCAGCGGGAGTCACCTTACCTCTTACATAAATAAAACAATCTTCAGAAAGAGCTTTTTTTTGCTCTTTTGTCAATAGTTCTGTTGTATAAACATCAAGCACAATCCGGATCTCATTTTTATTAATTTCTTTA
This is a stretch of genomic DNA from Parabacteroides chongii. It encodes these proteins:
- a CDS encoding N-acetylmuramoyl-L-alanine amidase; protein product: MVPICETVLQGEIELMRHATESVRFIVVHCSATRCNRPYTAEQLEHDHRSKGFRTTGYHFYIRTDGTTTHPRLLGEVGAHVKGLNHCSIGICYEGGLDPDGNPADTRTPRQRERLEELLTILRRLYPGALITGHNRLNPRPPKACPCFDAEWEYRGI
- a CDS encoding glycosyltransferase family 4 protein encodes the protein MIKRKFFITTTVPTTLGFFRGQCKALREIYDVCVVSSLDKELIPFAEQEGIRYKTLTMKRDISIYNDLLSLFKWIWLLIIERPFVVHANTPKASLLAMIAAWLTFRPVRIYMCHGLRYQGCEGNKRKLLMVMERISCFCANKVICVSQGVREQLAEDSICSLEKSKVIMYGSANGVDTERFNSEIVDESAVKFQYGIKEDDLACLFIGRMVRDKGVEELVDVVVRLHEESLPIKLLLVGGREEKLDALSASTEQLIKESNYIIECGKQSDVRPFIKASKILVLSSYREGFGQVLVEANSLGVPVIASNIVGCKNVVSQGINGLLCEPQDKVSLYGCMIKLLNDMELFNSIKLQCRQYILEHFDHKMVLKAYVEYYKSFLD